From Acidovorax sp. FHTAMBA, one genomic window encodes:
- the mpl gene encoding UDP-N-acetylmuramate:L-alanyl-gamma-D-glutamyl-meso-diaminopimelate ligase codes for MHIHILGICGTFMGGLAALAREAGHKVTGCDAGVYPPMSDQLRALGIDLIEGFGADQLDLKPDMFVVGNVVSRVRMPDGSPKFALMEAILDAGLPYTSGPQWLAEHVLQGRHVLAVAGTHGKTTTTSMLAWILECAGQRPGFLIGGVPLNFGVSARLGAPRRPAPGSVPLGAAPLFVIEADEYDTAFFDKRSKFVHYRPRTAVLNNLEFDHADIFDDLAAIERQFHHLVRTVPPSGRVVVNGLEESLARVLHTGCWSEVSSFGEAVSDFSAQGDPQAFDVLHQGRKVVRVEWALTGVHNQLNALAAIAAAHHVGVSPGDAATALASFQNVKRRMELRGTVNGIAVYDDFAHHPTALRTTLDGLRRSLGPDVRILAVFEPRSNTMKLGAMKAQLPWALEPADLAFCHTAGLDWDAAQALAPLGVGPGLRAQTAADIDALVLQVTTAARPGDHIVCMSNGGFGGIHAKLLNSLQKI; via the coding sequence ATGCATATACACATACTGGGCATCTGCGGCACGTTCATGGGCGGCCTGGCCGCACTGGCACGCGAGGCAGGCCACAAGGTCACAGGTTGCGACGCTGGCGTTTACCCACCGATGAGCGACCAGCTCCGCGCCTTGGGCATCGACCTGATCGAAGGCTTTGGGGCCGACCAGCTGGACCTCAAGCCCGACATGTTTGTGGTCGGCAACGTGGTGAGCCGCGTGCGAATGCCCGACGGTTCGCCCAAGTTTGCGCTGATGGAGGCCATCCTGGACGCTGGCCTGCCCTACACCAGTGGCCCGCAGTGGCTGGCCGAACACGTGTTGCAGGGCCGCCATGTGCTGGCGGTTGCGGGCACCCATGGCAAGACCACCACCACCTCGATGCTGGCCTGGATCCTGGAATGCGCCGGGCAGCGGCCGGGTTTTCTGATTGGGGGAGTGCCGCTCAACTTTGGCGTGTCGGCACGCCTGGGCGCGCCCCGGCGCCCCGCGCCCGGCAGTGTACCGCTGGGGGCTGCGCCCCTGTTCGTGATCGAGGCAGACGAATACGACACCGCTTTCTTCGACAAGCGCAGCAAGTTCGTGCACTACCGCCCCCGCACGGCGGTACTGAACAACCTGGAGTTTGACCACGCAGACATTTTTGACGACCTGGCCGCCATCGAGCGGCAGTTCCACCACCTGGTGCGCACCGTGCCACCGTCCGGGCGTGTGGTGGTCAACGGGCTGGAAGAAAGCCTTGCCCGCGTGCTGCACACGGGCTGCTGGAGCGAAGTGTCCAGCTTCGGTGAAGCCGTGAGCGATTTTTCGGCACAGGGAGACCCGCAGGCCTTCGATGTGCTGCACCAGGGGCGCAAGGTGGTGCGTGTGGAATGGGCACTGACGGGCGTGCACAACCAGCTCAATGCCCTGGCAGCCATCGCTGCGGCCCACCATGTGGGCGTGAGCCCCGGGGATGCGGCCACCGCGCTGGCCAGCTTTCAGAACGTGAAGCGGCGCATGGAACTGCGCGGCACCGTGAACGGCATCGCGGTGTACGACGATTTTGCCCACCACCCCACCGCGCTCCGAACCACACTGGATGGCCTGCGCCGCAGCCTGGGCCCGGACGTGCGCATCCTTGCCGTCTTCGAGCCGCGCAGCAACACCATGAAACTGGGGGCCATGAAGGCCCAGCTTCCGTGGGCGCTGGAGCCCGCCGACCTGGCGTTCTGCCACACCGCGGGGCTGGACTGGGACGCGGCACAGGCGCTCGCCCCCCTGGGTGTCGGCCCTGGCCTGCGTGCGCAAACCGCTGCCGACATCGACGCCCTGGTACTACAGGTGACCACCGCAGCGCGCCCCGGCGATCACATTGTGTGCATGAGCAACGGCGGGTTTGGCGGCATCCACGCCAAACTGCTCAATTCGCTACAAAAAATATAG